A window from Pochonia chlamydosporia 170 chromosome Unknown PCv3seq00028, whole genome shotgun sequence encodes these proteins:
- a CDS encoding gag protein (similar to Colletotrichum gloeosporioides Nara gc5 XP_007273189.1) → MGMLLETTNPAHHARNISELTAEDKASFTFERKMHEQDYREYKEEETDCEKLKAWVTDTVDYGLRQSSCRAVWDIRPWYAILKTSVGTTERKQQAAARRMYQWATAFTKVSDDVAGWVTTWETAINHALVRKTGGVEDPNI, encoded by the coding sequence ATGGGTATGCTTCTGGAGACAACGAATCCTGCTCATCATGCTCGTAACATATCTGAATTGACGGCTGAGGATAAGGCATCATTCACATTCGAGCGGAAGATGCATGAGCAGGACTACAGAGAatacaaagaagaagagaccgACTGCGAGAAGTTGAAGGCCTGGGTGACTGACACAGTGGACTACGGGCTGCGTCAGAGCTCGTGCCGTGCTGTGTGGGACATACGGCCATGGTACGCAATCCTGAAGACAAGCGTGGGTACAACTGAAAGAAAGCAACAGGCTGCTGCCAGAAGGATGTACCAGTGGGCTACGGCTTTTACCAAGGTCTCAGACGACGTTGCAGGCTGGGTTACGACGTGGGAAACGGCCATCAACCATGCTCTGGTTAGGAAGACTGGAGGCGTGGAAGACCCAAACATTTGA
- a CDS encoding BED zinc finger domain-containing protein, producing MSSQPSDMLSRLGSEPLDNLDSPCHDPTLSSPSITTSAATKRRYSKVWHYTPVGRNEVTLNAKGKSIWRCKYCAKEYLESGGTTVISTHLKDRHNIDISSTQETRTALMQATIVDAFEKAHQTTDYKRRCLSTIATHDVDPAVLEQLYDSGSRPAVWSFRMAKQAEFRALLCFLNPAIDNWLPNSPSTIRSCTLRTYETQKLRVKRETQLALSKVHFTVDLWTSPNALAILGIVAHYTSESGQLEYSVLALRELDGKH from the coding sequence ATGTCGTCGCAGCCTTCTGATATGCTTTCGCGGCTTGGGAGCGAGCCATTAGACAATCTTGattcaccatgtcatgaTCCTACACTGTCCTCTCCTTCCATAACCACCTCGGCGGCTACAAAAAGGCGCTACTCGAAAGTGTGGCACTATACACCTGTTGGCCGCAATGAGGTTACTCTTAATGCGAAGGGGAAGTCAATATGGCGCTGCAAGTACTGCGCAAAGGAGTAtctcgagtctggtggaacaaCTGTTATTTCAACCCATCTAAAGGACCGGCATAATATCGATATATCTTCTACCCAAGAAACCCGAACTGCATTGATGCAAGCCACAATTGTCGACGCCTTCGAAAAggcccatcaaaccaccgaTTATAAACGCCGCTGTCTATCCACGATTGCAACTCACGATGTAGACCCTGCCGTCCTCGAACAACTATACGACAGTGGATCACGACCTGCAGTGTGGTCTTTTCGTATGGCAAAGCAAGCAGAATTCAGGGCCTTACTTTGCTTCCTGAATCCAGCGATCGacaactggctgccaaactcTCCTTCAACCATACGCAGTTGTACTTTGCGGACATATGAGACCCAGAAACTTCGAGTCAAACGCGAGACCCAGTTAGCTCTCTCGAAAGTACACTTCACAGTTGATCTCTGGACTTCGCCTAATGCCCTTGCgattcttggcattgttgcaCACTATACATCCGAATCCGGCCAGTTAGAATACTCCGTTCTGGCTTTGAGAGAACTCGACGGCAAGCACTAG